In one window of Protaetiibacter larvae DNA:
- a CDS encoding sulfurtransferase translates to MTSLVTAHELRAELASPAPPRILDVRWRLDRPDGRAEYRAGHIPSAVYVDLDTQLARHGAPEDGRHPLPSAEQFEQSARSWGIRSGDRVVVYDDLNGLSAARAWWLLRYAGVGEVRLLDGSLRAWLSAGFALEVGDVMPDPGDLEVVYGGLPVLTIDEAAAFPQAGVLLDARAGERYRGDAEPVDPRAGHIPGALSAPAAENVDAEGRFLPPEGLRERFATLGITEATAVASYCGSGVTASHNILALALAGFDAALYPGSWSQWANHPARPVVTGEQPL, encoded by the coding sequence ATGACCTCTCTCGTGACCGCCCACGAACTCCGCGCCGAGCTGGCGAGTCCCGCCCCGCCGCGGATCCTCGATGTGCGCTGGCGCCTCGACCGGCCGGACGGGCGCGCCGAGTACCGCGCGGGGCACATCCCGAGCGCCGTCTACGTCGACCTCGACACGCAGCTCGCACGGCACGGTGCCCCCGAGGACGGGCGTCATCCGCTGCCGTCGGCGGAGCAGTTCGAGCAGTCGGCACGCTCCTGGGGGATTCGAAGCGGGGATCGCGTCGTCGTTTACGACGACCTCAACGGCCTCTCCGCGGCGCGCGCCTGGTGGTTGCTGCGATACGCCGGCGTCGGGGAGGTGCGACTGCTGGACGGCTCGCTGCGTGCGTGGCTATCGGCGGGGTTTGCACTGGAGGTGGGTGATGTCATGCCCGATCCGGGCGATCTCGAGGTCGTCTACGGGGGGCTCCCCGTGCTCACGATCGACGAGGCGGCTGCGTTCCCGCAGGCGGGGGTGCTGCTCGATGCCCGCGCGGGGGAGCGCTACCGGGGAGACGCCGAGCCCGTCGACCCGCGGGCGGGCCACATCCCGGGCGCGCTCAGCGCACCGGCGGCCGAGAACGTGGACGCCGAGGGACGCTTCCTCCCACCCGAGGGGCTGCGCGAGAGATTCGCAACGCTCGGCATCACCGAAGCCACCGCGGTCGCGAGCTACTGCGGTTCCGGGGTGACTGCCTCGCACAACATCCTCGCCCTTGCGCTCGCCGGGTTCGACGCGGCCTTGTACCCCGGCTCGTGGAGCCAGTGGGCGAATCACCCGGCTCGTCCGGTGGTGACAGGCGAGCAGCCGCTCTAA
- a CDS encoding aldo/keto reductase — protein sequence MSGIPTRRLGTGGPEVTVLGYGAMELRGLPHRKPRPITDREAEAALSSVLDSGITFIDTAVDYGTSEELIGRYLAHRRDEYVLASKVGCPLEHQPEADPGRSLAHDYSPANLRAGLAQSLRRLRTDHLDLVQLHISPSLETIRQEDAIGTLLELRDRGDVRFIGISSSPPNLDDHLGVAEFQTIQLPYSAAERRLEARITRAAESGKGVIVRGGVAQGAPARRVEDWDDIRVEELRGDDTTAGFLLRFAITHPGVTTVIVGSADSSHIAANAHAAARGPLPADVYAETVRRLDEAGIRPLALAEV from the coding sequence ATGAGCGGGATTCCGACGCGGCGGCTGGGTACGGGCGGACCGGAGGTCACGGTCCTCGGCTACGGCGCGATGGAGCTGCGCGGGCTTCCGCATCGCAAGCCACGGCCGATCACCGATCGAGAGGCTGAGGCGGCGCTCTCGAGTGTGCTCGACTCGGGCATCACCTTCATCGACACCGCCGTCGACTACGGTACGAGCGAGGAGCTCATCGGGCGCTACCTCGCGCATCGCCGTGACGAGTACGTGCTCGCGTCGAAGGTCGGGTGCCCCCTCGAACACCAGCCGGAGGCCGACCCCGGCCGCAGCCTGGCCCATGACTACTCGCCCGCGAACCTGCGGGCCGGCCTCGCGCAGAGCCTGCGGCGGCTGCGCACCGACCACCTGGATCTCGTGCAATTGCACATCAGCCCCTCGCTGGAGACCATCCGCCAGGAGGACGCCATCGGCACGCTCCTGGAGCTCCGCGACCGCGGAGACGTCCGGTTCATCGGCATCTCGTCGAGCCCGCCGAACCTCGACGACCACCTAGGTGTCGCGGAGTTCCAGACCATCCAGCTGCCGTACTCGGCCGCGGAACGTCGGCTGGAGGCGCGGATCACGCGGGCTGCCGAGTCGGGCAAGGGAGTGATCGTGCGTGGGGGAGTCGCTCAGGGCGCACCTGCGCGGCGCGTCGAGGACTGGGACGACATCCGTGTTGAGGAACTGCGGGGCGACGACACCACGGCCGGGTTCCTGCTGAGATTCGCGATCACGCATCCCGGGGTGACCACCGTGATCGTGGGCAGTGCCGACAGCTCCCATATCGCGGCCAACGCCCACGCCGCCGCGCGCGGTCCGCTGCCTGCCGACGTCTACGCGGAGACCGTGCGTCGATTGGACGAGGCCGGCATCCGTCCGCTCGCGCTCGCCGAGGTCTGA